The Listeria monocytogenes genome window below encodes:
- the inlB gene encoding GW domain-containing class 2 internalin InlB: protein MKGKYNSRRKYYFISGLAIIFSLWIIIGNGAKVQAETINMPTPIKQIFPDDAFAEIIKDNLKKTSVADVVTQNELNSIGQIIANDSDIKSIQGIQYLPNVTRLFLNGNKLTDMTPLASLGNLSWLFLDKNKIKDLSSLKDLKKLKSLSLEHSGISDINGLVHLPQLESLYLGDNKIADITVLSRLTKLDTLSLEDNQISDIVPLSGLTNLHNLYLSKNHISDLRALAGLKNLDVLELFSQECLNKSINYQTNLVVPNTVKNIDGSLVTPEIISDDGDYEKPNVKWHLPEFINEVSFIFYQPVTVGKAKARFHGRVTQPLKEVYTVSYDVDGTVIKTKVEAGTRITAPKPPTKQGYVFKGWYTEKNGGHEWNFSTDYMSGNDFTLYAMFKAETTEKAVNLTRYVKYIRGNAGIYKLPREDNSLKQGTLASHRCKALTVDREARNGGELWYRLKNIGWTKAENLSLDRYDKIEYDKGVTAYARVKNAPGNAVWTKPYNTAGATLVNKLSVYQGKNMRILREAKTPITTWYQFSIDGKVIGWVDTRALNTFYKQSMEIPIQLTRYVSANKGNEAYYKVPVVDSPIKWGTLAKYKNQTLIVDRTATVEGQLWYRIRTSSTFIGWTKATNLSTQK, encoded by the coding sequence GTGAAAGGAAAGTACAATTCAAGAAGGAAGTATTATTTTATCTCAGGTTTAGCTATTATTTTTAGTTTATGGATAATTATTGGTAACGGAGCGAAAGTACAGGCGGAGACCATCAACATGCCAACGCCAATCAAGCAAATTTTTCCAGATGATGCTTTTGCAGAAATAATCAAAGACAATTTAAAGAAAACAAGTGTGGCAGATGTAGTGACACAAAATGAATTAAATAGCATAGGGCAAATCATCGCGAATGACAGCGATATTAAGTCCATTCAAGGAATTCAGTATTTACCTAATGTAACAAGATTATTTTTAAATGGGAATAAATTAACGGATATGACCCCTTTAGCAAGTTTGGGGAATTTAAGCTGGCTTTTTTTAGATAAAAATAAAATAAAAGATTTAAGCTCACTCAAAGATTTAAAAAAATTAAAATCACTTTCTTTGGAGCATAGTGGTATAAGTGATATAAACGGACTTGTTCATTTACCGCAGTTGGAAAGTTTGTATTTGGGAGATAACAAAATAGCAGATATAACGGTTCTTTCACGTTTAACTAAACTGGATACTTTGTCTCTTGAAGATAACCAAATTAGTGATATTGTGCCACTTTCAGGTTTAACTAATTTGCATAATCTATATCTAAGTAAGAACCACATAAGCGATTTAAGAGCATTAGCAGGGCTTAAAAATCTAGATGTTTTAGAATTATTTAGTCAAGAATGTCTGAATAAATCTATTAATTATCAAACGAATCTAGTTGTTCCGAACACAGTAAAAAACATTGATGGGTCGTTAGTTACTCCAGAAATAATAAGTGATGATGGCGATTATGAAAAACCGAATGTCAAATGGCATTTACCAGAATTTATAAATGAAGTAAGTTTTATTTTCTATCAACCAGTCACTGTTGGAAAAGCAAAAGCACGATTTCACGGGAGAGTAACCCAACCACTGAAAGAGGTTTACACAGTAAGTTATGATGTTGATGGAACAGTAATAAAAACAAAAGTAGAGGCAGGGACGCGAATAACTGCACCTAAACCTCCGACCAAACAAGGCTATGTTTTTAAAGGCTGGTATACTGAAAAAAATGGTGGACATGAGTGGAATTTTAGTACGGATTATATGTCCGGAAACGATTTTACTTTGTACGCCATGTTTAAAGCGGAAACGACTGAAAAAGCGGTGAATTTAACACGCTATGTTAAATACATTCGCGGGAATGCGGGCATCTACAAACTTCCAAGAGAAGATAACTCACTTAAACAAGGAACGCTAGCCTCGCACCGCTGTAAAGCTCTAACTGTTGATAGAGAAGCGCGAAACGGCGGGGAATTATGGTACAGGTTAAAAAATATTGGCTGGACCAAAGCCGAAAATCTTTCCTTAGACCGTTACGATAAAATAGAATATGATAAAGGTGTTACTGCTTATGCAAGAGTGAAAAATGCGCCAGGGAATGCCGTTTGGACAAAACCTTACAATACAGCCGGCGCAACTCTCGTGAACAAGCTTTCCGTCTACCAAGGTAAAAATATGCGAATATTGCGCGAAGCCAAAACACCAATTACTACGTGGTATCAATTTAGCATTGATGGCAAAGTAATTGGTTGGGTCGATACGCGTGCACTTAACACGTTTTATAAACAAAGCATGGAAATACCAATCCAATTAACTCGATACGTCAGCGCAAATAAAGGAAATGAAGCATACTATAAAGTTCCGGTAGTCGATAGTCCGATCAAATGGGGAACTTTAGCCAAGTATAAAAATCAAACATTAATTGTCGATCGGACAGCCACCGTTGAAGGTCAGCTTTGGTATCGGATAAGAACTAGCTCCACCTTCATCGGTTGGACAAAAGCTACGAATTTAAGTACGCAGAAATAA